The following are encoded together in the Macadamia integrifolia cultivar HAES 741 chromosome 10, SCU_Mint_v3, whole genome shotgun sequence genome:
- the LOC122090578 gene encoding uncharacterized protein LOC122090578 isoform X1 → MHKRIKMDDPMRQLQQSLIEVETEAERLLLARHQLVENDRARNGNREALTALRKRARTAKTSVPSPFESIMREIKDPESRPLVKEVCTTCGNHDSKEHTWMMFPGTDVFVRIPFHAAHTILEKDQERLDYDTKKLQSLVKEKSLWISEMGVLADSIGPGTLKSLVTLTDKSK, encoded by the exons ATGCATAAAAG GATCAAAATGGATGACCCTATGAGGCAATTGCAGCAGAGCTTAATTGAGGTTGAGACTGAAGCTGAGAGACTTCTTTTGGCGAGACATCAG CTAGTTGAAAATGATAGAGCTAGAAATGGAAATAGAGAGGCACTGACAGCACTTCGGAAGAGAGCTCGAACTGCAAAAACCAGTGTGCCATCCCCTTTTGAGTCAATAATGAGGGAGATCAAAGATCCTGAATCAAGGCCATTGGTGAAGGAGGTTTGCACCACATGCGGAAATCATGATTCAAAGGAGCATACTTGGATGATGTTCCCGGGGACAGATGTCTTTGTACGGATTCCATTTCACGCAGCTCATACTATATTGGAGAaag ATCAAGAACGACTTGACTATGATACGAAGAAACTACAAAGCCTTGTGAAGGAGAAGTCTCTTTGGATTTCAGAAATGGGTGTTCTTGCCGACAGTATTGGTCCAGGTACACTTAAATCGCTGGTTACATTAACTGATAAATCAAAGTAA
- the LOC122090578 gene encoding uncharacterized protein LOC122090578 isoform X2, whose translation MDDPMRQLQQSLIEVETEAERLLLARHQLVENDRARNGNREALTALRKRARTAKTSVPSPFESIMREIKDPESRPLVKEVCTTCGNHDSKEHTWMMFPGTDVFVRIPFHAAHTILEKDQERLDYDTKKLQSLVKEKSLWISEMGVLADSIGPGTLKSLVTLTDKSK comes from the exons ATGGATGACCCTATGAGGCAATTGCAGCAGAGCTTAATTGAGGTTGAGACTGAAGCTGAGAGACTTCTTTTGGCGAGACATCAG CTAGTTGAAAATGATAGAGCTAGAAATGGAAATAGAGAGGCACTGACAGCACTTCGGAAGAGAGCTCGAACTGCAAAAACCAGTGTGCCATCCCCTTTTGAGTCAATAATGAGGGAGATCAAAGATCCTGAATCAAGGCCATTGGTGAAGGAGGTTTGCACCACATGCGGAAATCATGATTCAAAGGAGCATACTTGGATGATGTTCCCGGGGACAGATGTCTTTGTACGGATTCCATTTCACGCAGCTCATACTATATTGGAGAaag ATCAAGAACGACTTGACTATGATACGAAGAAACTACAAAGCCTTGTGAAGGAGAAGTCTCTTTGGATTTCAGAAATGGGTGTTCTTGCCGACAGTATTGGTCCAGGTACACTTAAATCGCTGGTTACATTAACTGATAAATCAAAGTAA